A single genomic interval of Bacillus smithii harbors:
- the spoVK gene encoding stage V sporulation protein K: MKQKESEHLHKDLLPESFAQEHTILKEIEEEMNSLVGLEEMKKMIKEIYAWIYINKKREMYGLKTGKQVLHMMFKGNPGTGKTTAARLIGKLFHKMNVLSKGHLIEAERADLVGEYIGHTAQKTRDLIKKAMGGILFIDEAYSLGRGGEKDFGKEAIDTLVKHMEDKQHDFILILAGYSREMDYFLTLNPGLESRFPLVFHFPDYTVDQLMEISAKILREKEYQLSQEAERTLREHLIHLKSVIHPAKFSNGRYVRNIIEKSIRSQAMRLLTEHHYDKKELMTIRSNDLIFPSETSNR, from the coding sequence TTGAAGCAAAAAGAATCGGAGCATCTTCATAAAGATTTATTGCCGGAATCCTTTGCCCAAGAGCATACGATCTTAAAGGAAATAGAAGAAGAAATGAATTCGCTAGTCGGTCTTGAGGAAATGAAAAAAATGATCAAAGAAATCTATGCTTGGATCTATATTAATAAAAAAAGAGAAATGTATGGCTTAAAAACAGGCAAACAGGTTCTTCACATGATGTTTAAAGGAAATCCTGGAACAGGAAAAACGACGGCTGCCAGGTTGATCGGAAAACTTTTTCATAAAATGAATGTCCTTTCAAAAGGCCATCTGATCGAAGCGGAACGAGCCGATCTGGTCGGTGAATATATTGGCCACACAGCTCAAAAAACACGCGATCTCATCAAAAAAGCAATGGGCGGAATATTATTTATCGATGAAGCTTATTCTTTAGGCAGGGGCGGGGAAAAAGATTTTGGCAAGGAAGCGATTGATACACTGGTTAAACATATGGAAGACAAACAGCATGATTTTATTTTAATATTAGCCGGCTACTCTAGAGAAATGGATTATTTTTTGACACTCAACCCCGGACTTGAATCCCGATTTCCGCTCGTTTTTCATTTTCCTGATTATACAGTCGATCAACTGATGGAAATCAGCGCAAAGATTCTTCGCGAAAAAGAATATCAGTTAAGCCAGGAAGCGGAACGGACATTAAGAGAACATTTAATTCATTTGAAAAGTGTGATCCACCCAGCCAAATTTTCAAACGGCCGCTATGTCCGGAATATCATCGAAAAATCGATACGGTCACAGGCTATGAGGCTTTTGACCGAACATCATTATGATAAAAAAGAACTTATGACCATTCGAAGCAATGATCTCATATTTCCCTCTGAAACATCCAACCGTTGA
- a CDS encoding IS110 family transposase has translation MNYTQNQKISQITPSTLIVGIDVAKEKHVARFQDDRGLEFGKRLIFENRIHGFQTLLDWVNHIQKENHKDHVIFGMEPTGHYWLNLAYFLKAKGYDVVLVNPMHVKKSKELDDNSPTKNDTKDARVIAQLMKDGRYSVPNLLEGVYAELREGVKLRDQLIKQLMIIEGRIENVIQRFFPEFFDVFGDWKGKAAFYTLRMFPFPSHIQKLSPEEVLQKWKPYVQRGVGLKRATRLVEVAKKSVGIETGIQFAKRELDCLLDQYELYKKQLAQLDEELEGVVESIPGAKQMTNIPGLSYTTIALFFAEVGDLTKYNHPQQLVNLAGLSLREHSSGKYKGQTRITKRGRRRLRKALYLAIRPLVAHNPVFKALHHYYTNRPDRPLKKQQSLIALCCKLLRVLFAIGKKQCEFDGLKLLKGLPQIKALQAA, from the coding sequence ATGAATTATACACAAAATCAAAAAATCTCTCAAATTACACCATCAACTCTCATTGTAGGTATTGATGTAGCTAAAGAAAAGCACGTTGCCCGTTTTCAAGATGACCGAGGCTTAGAATTTGGCAAGAGATTGATCTTTGAAAATCGTATACACGGCTTTCAAACCTTATTAGATTGGGTTAATCATATTCAAAAAGAAAATCATAAGGACCACGTGATTTTTGGAATGGAGCCAACAGGTCATTATTGGCTAAATCTTGCTTACTTTCTTAAGGCAAAAGGATATGATGTAGTGCTAGTGAATCCCATGCACGTCAAAAAAAGTAAAGAGCTTGATGACAATTCGCCTACAAAAAACGATACAAAAGATGCTCGTGTCATTGCACAGTTAATGAAAGATGGGCGATACTCCGTACCGAACCTATTAGAGGGCGTATACGCTGAACTAAGGGAAGGCGTCAAATTACGAGATCAGCTCATCAAACAGCTTATGATCATTGAAGGGCGGATTGAAAACGTCATTCAGCGCTTTTTCCCAGAGTTTTTCGATGTGTTTGGAGATTGGAAAGGTAAAGCAGCCTTTTATACCTTGCGCATGTTTCCATTTCCCTCTCATATTCAAAAGTTGTCACCAGAAGAAGTGCTGCAAAAATGGAAACCGTATGTACAGCGTGGGGTTGGGCTGAAACGAGCAACCCGACTCGTAGAAGTAGCGAAAAAGAGCGTTGGGATTGAGACAGGAATCCAGTTCGCAAAAAGAGAATTGGATTGCCTATTGGATCAATATGAGCTTTACAAGAAACAGTTAGCACAACTAGATGAAGAACTAGAAGGTGTTGTTGAAAGCATACCAGGTGCGAAACAAATGACCAATATCCCGGGACTTAGTTACACTACCATTGCTTTGTTCTTTGCGGAAGTAGGAGATTTAACCAAGTACAATCATCCGCAACAATTAGTCAATCTGGCAGGGCTTTCTTTAAGAGAACACAGTTCAGGAAAGTATAAAGGGCAAACACGCATAACCAAAAGGGGTCGAAGACGTTTACGAAAAGCATTATACCTGGCCATTCGACCATTGGTTGCCCATAATCCTGTATTTAAAGCCTTGCATCATTACTATACCAATCGGCCAGACAGGCCGTTAAAAAAACAACAGTCTCTGATTGCCTTGTGTTGTAAATTATTACGTGTGTTATTTGCCATTGGTAAGAAACAGTGTGAGTTTGATGGATTAAAGCTATTAAAGGGATTACCTCAAATAAAAGCATTACAGGCTGCATAA
- a CDS encoding MerR family transcriptional regulator — MGGSEIRRSMPLFPIGIVMKLTDLTARQIRYYEEHQLISPARTEGNHRLFSLNDIDKLLEIKDLLDQGVNMAGIKKIFAVKQEQTDQSFAKTDVHAKKELSDSELRELLRNEILHAGRFNRSSIRQGDISRFFH, encoded by the coding sequence ATGGGGGGTAGTGAAATTCGCCGTTCGATGCCGTTGTTTCCAATTGGAATTGTGATGAAGCTGACCGATTTAACAGCTCGTCAAATTCGATATTACGAAGAACACCAATTGATTTCTCCCGCAAGAACTGAAGGAAATCATCGCCTTTTTTCTTTGAATGACATCGACAAGCTGCTGGAGATCAAAGATTTACTTGATCAAGGCGTGAATATGGCAGGCATCAAAAAGATATTTGCCGTGAAACAAGAACAAACAGATCAATCATTCGCAAAAACGGACGTTCACGCGAAGAAAGAACTTTCCGATTCAGAATTGCGAGAACTTTTGCGTAATGAAATTTTGCATGCCGGCCGCTTTAATCGTTCGTCGATCCGCCAAGGAGATATTTCCCGGTTTTTTCATTAA
- a CDS encoding aminotransferase class I/II-fold pyridoxal phosphate-dependent enzyme, with protein MFELLKHGKRIQPIVEEIEEQIKPIHKKIDQIVDTNQFKVLKSFQKHQVGDFHLQSSTGYGYDDSGRDTLEKIYADVFGGEAALVRPQIISGTHAITIALFGILRPGDELLYITGKPYDTLEEIVGIRGKGNGSLREFGIGYNCVPLTKEGKVDFEKVEAAINERTKMIAIQRSRGYDVRPSFTIEEIREMIEFVKKIKPDAVVFVDNCYGEFVEELEPCHVGADLMAGSLIKNPGGGLAKTGGYLCGKKHYVEACSYRMTSPGIGAEAGATLNALHEMYQGFFLAPHIVGQALKGAVFTAALLERFGMNTTPKWDSHRTDLIQTVQFEDREKMITFCQAIQFASPVNSFATPHPSYMPGYEDDVIMAAGTFVQGSSIELTADGPLRPPYVAYVQGGLTYSHVKVAICSAIDHLLEKGLLPS; from the coding sequence ATGTTTGAATTATTAAAACACGGTAAAAGAATCCAACCAATAGTAGAAGAAATTGAAGAACAAATTAAGCCAATTCATAAAAAGATCGATCAAATCGTGGATACAAATCAATTTAAAGTATTGAAAAGTTTTCAAAAGCATCAGGTCGGGGACTTTCATTTACAGTCCTCCACAGGTTATGGCTATGATGATTCAGGCCGAGATACACTGGAGAAAATTTACGCGGATGTTTTCGGTGGAGAAGCAGCACTTGTTCGTCCGCAGATTATATCAGGAACGCATGCCATTACGATCGCTCTGTTCGGCATATTGCGCCCTGGTGATGAACTATTATATATTACCGGGAAACCGTACGACACATTAGAAGAAATTGTCGGAATCAGAGGGAAAGGGAACGGTTCGCTGCGTGAATTTGGCATTGGCTATAATTGCGTCCCTTTGACAAAAGAGGGGAAAGTAGATTTCGAAAAAGTGGAAGCGGCCATCAACGAGCGCACAAAAATGATTGCGATCCAACGGTCGAGAGGATATGATGTAAGACCGTCCTTTACTATAGAAGAGATCCGGGAAATGATCGAATTTGTCAAAAAAATCAAGCCGGATGCGGTTGTTTTTGTTGATAATTGTTATGGCGAATTTGTAGAAGAGCTTGAACCATGCCATGTCGGAGCGGATTTAATGGCCGGTTCGCTCATCAAAAACCCGGGGGGCGGACTGGCGAAAACCGGCGGGTATCTTTGCGGAAAAAAACATTATGTTGAAGCTTGCTCTTATCGAATGACTTCGCCTGGAATCGGAGCTGAAGCGGGAGCTACTTTAAACGCGCTTCATGAAATGTATCAAGGGTTCTTTTTGGCGCCGCATATTGTCGGACAAGCTTTAAAAGGAGCGGTATTTACAGCAGCTTTGCTGGAACGATTTGGAATGAACACAACTCCTAAATGGGACTCACATAGAACCGATTTGATCCAAACGGTGCAATTTGAAGACCGAGAAAAAATGATCACTTTTTGCCAAGCCATCCAGTTCGCTTCGCCCGTTAATTCTTTCGCTACTCCGCATCCGAGCTATATGCCGGGATACGAGGACGATGTGATTATGGCAGCGGGAACATTTGTCCAAGGTTCCAGCATTGAATTAACGGCAGACGGGCCTTTAAGACCTCCGTATGTTGCATACGTTCAAGGCGGCTTAACGTATTCTCATGTAAAAGTTGCCATTTGCAGCGCCATCGATCATTTGCTGGAAAAGGGTTTATTGCCATCCTAA
- the miaA gene encoding tRNA (adenosine(37)-N6)-dimethylallyltransferase MiaA: protein MKEKEKLIVLVGPTAVGKTALSIRLAHRFQGEIISGDSMQIYKGMDIGTAKVTKEEMAGIPHHLIDIKEPDESFSVAEFQKLVRKKITEITERGRIPILVGGTGLYIQSVIYDYQFTDVPGDSSLRAELEQTAIEKGELYLHQQLKEVDPKSAESIHPHNVRRVIRALEIYYTTGKPMSEHQSEQLSQELYHTAIVGLTMERSKLYERINQRVDLMISQGLIEEVKELRKRGIRNCQSVQAIGYKEIYDYLDGKVTLDEAIEQLKKNSRRYAKRQFTWFRNKMNVQWFDVTNEHEREKKFQEISQFIAGKLHLK, encoded by the coding sequence GTGAAAGAGAAAGAAAAGCTGATTGTGCTCGTTGGCCCGACTGCAGTAGGGAAAACTGCACTAAGCATTCGCCTTGCGCATCGTTTTCAAGGAGAAATCATCAGCGGAGATTCAATGCAGATATATAAAGGAATGGACATCGGAACGGCAAAGGTGACTAAAGAGGAAATGGCCGGCATTCCCCATCATTTAATTGATATTAAAGAACCGGATGAATCTTTTTCAGTGGCAGAATTCCAAAAGCTTGTGAGAAAAAAGATAACTGAAATAACGGAAAGAGGACGAATCCCTATTTTAGTGGGTGGCACCGGACTTTATATTCAGTCTGTCATATATGATTACCAATTTACCGATGTTCCGGGGGATTCGTCTTTAAGAGCTGAATTGGAACAAACAGCAATAGAAAAAGGCGAACTTTATTTGCATCAACAGTTGAAGGAAGTGGATCCTAAAAGCGCAGAATCCATTCATCCTCATAATGTGAGACGCGTTATTCGCGCTCTCGAAATTTACTATACGACTGGGAAACCGATGTCTGAGCATCAATCCGAACAACTTTCGCAGGAACTTTACCATACTGCCATTGTTGGGTTGACGATGGAACGCAGTAAGTTGTATGAGCGTATTAATCAAAGGGTGGATCTGATGATCAGCCAAGGGTTAATCGAAGAAGTTAAGGAGCTGAGAAAGCGAGGCATTCGCAATTGTCAATCCGTTCAGGCCATTGGATATAAAGAGATTTATGATTATTTGGATGGAAAAGTAACGCTTGACGAAGCCATCGAACAATTAAAAAAGAATTCACGACGTTATGCAAAACGGCAGTTTACGTGGTTTCGAAATAAAATGAATGTACAATGGTTTGATGTCACCAATGAGCATGAACGTGAGAAAAAATTTCAGGAAATTTCACAATTTATAGCAGGAAAGCTACATTTAAAATAG
- the glnA gene encoding type I glutamate--ammonia ligase, protein MGKYTKEDILRMAKEENVKFIRLQFTDILGTIKNVEIPISQLPKALDNKMMFDGSSIEGFVRIEESDMYLYPDLDTWVIFPWTAEKGKVARLICDIYNPDGTPFAGDPRANLKRVLQEMRELGFTSFNLGPEPEFFLFKLDEKREPTLELNDNGGYFDLAPTDLGENCRRDIVLELEEMGFEIEASHHEVAPGQHEIDFKYADAVTACDNIQTFKLVVKTIARKHGLHATFMPKPLFGVNGSGMHSNLSLFKGDENAFYDPNGRLELSETAYQFIAGVIKHATNFTAITNPTVNSYKRLVPGYEAPCYVAWSAKNRSPLIRIPASRGLSTRIEVRSVDPSANPYLAMAALLSAGLDGIKNKLTPPAPVDRNIYIMNKQERLEAGIIDLPATLLEALQNLKNDEMIKEALGDHILEHFLEAKEIEWDMFRTQVHPWEREQYMQMY, encoded by the coding sequence ATGGGGAAATACACAAAAGAAGACATTCTGAGAATGGCCAAAGAAGAAAACGTAAAATTTATCCGGCTGCAATTCACGGATATTTTGGGAACCATTAAAAATGTGGAAATTCCGATCAGCCAGCTGCCAAAAGCGTTGGACAATAAAATGATGTTTGATGGTTCCTCTATAGAAGGATTTGTTCGGATCGAGGAATCTGATATGTACCTCTATCCGGATCTTGATACATGGGTTATTTTTCCTTGGACAGCAGAAAAAGGAAAAGTTGCCCGCTTAATCTGCGACATTTATAACCCGGATGGAACTCCTTTTGCAGGTGATCCACGTGCGAACTTAAAACGGGTATTGCAAGAAATGCGTGAACTCGGCTTTACAAGCTTCAACCTTGGACCGGAACCGGAATTCTTCCTGTTTAAACTGGACGAAAAACGTGAACCAACTTTAGAATTAAACGATAACGGCGGTTACTTCGATTTAGCTCCTACAGATCTTGGTGAAAACTGTCGTCGTGATATCGTGTTGGAACTGGAAGAAATGGGATTCGAAATTGAAGCATCTCACCATGAAGTGGCACCAGGACAACACGAAATTGATTTCAAATATGCGGATGCCGTTACGGCTTGCGACAACATTCAAACCTTTAAACTTGTGGTTAAAACTATCGCAAGAAAACATGGCCTTCATGCGACATTCATGCCGAAACCATTATTCGGTGTCAATGGATCCGGAATGCACTCCAACTTGTCTTTGTTCAAAGGCGACGAAAATGCTTTCTATGATCCAAACGGCCGTTTAGAATTGAGCGAAACAGCTTATCAATTTATTGCCGGAGTTATCAAACATGCTACGAATTTCACGGCAATTACGAACCCAACTGTCAACTCTTATAAACGTCTTGTACCGGGTTACGAAGCACCATGCTATGTCGCTTGGTCTGCTAAAAACCGCAGTCCGTTGATCCGGATTCCTGCTTCTCGTGGATTAAGTACACGCATTGAAGTTCGCAGCGTGGATCCGTCTGCCAACCCATATTTGGCAATGGCCGCATTATTAAGTGCCGGATTGGACGGAATCAAAAATAAATTGACTCCGCCTGCTCCTGTAGACCGCAACATCTATATCATGAACAAACAAGAACGCTTGGAAGCTGGCATTATTGATCTCCCAGCTACACTGTTGGAAGCACTTCAAAACTTGAAAAACGATGAAATGATCAAAGAAGCATTGGGTGACCATATCCTTGAACACTTCTTAGAAGCAAAAGAAATCGAATGGGATATGTTTAGAACACAAGTTCATCCGTGGGAACGCGAACAATATATGCAAATGTATTAA
- a CDS encoding RNA-guided endonuclease InsQ/TnpB family protein yields the protein MYRGQRVHFSASNGTIQQLMECNRISAQIWNDCLTEARNYYLTHQKWIGKSQLQKRLKGKYHLHSQSIQAVAHKYLFARDSTHKAIQKGIKTAKYPYKQKKYFNTKWVDKAFTISENGKITLSLGTHGGKRIPPLVVYAKNLPKGTIKEIELCYDNGLYLSVSYEDGQEPLPYTPHHSAGVDMGEIHTIASFCDHGESVLLSGRKLRSIHRLRNKKLRELQKLQSKCKKGSRRWKKYQRAKRYILSKSERQLRDALHKTTKAFVDWCIQQGVSDVYVGNPEGVQRHTKKKRRKNVNQKLFNWRFGKIKKYLEYKCQNKGIQVTFVKEAYSSQTCPVCKRKKKVRTRMYHCHCGYTSHRDIHGAKNILSQALYGSFEPWGQEKIPTYLRPA from the coding sequence ATGTATCGAGGACAGAGGGTGCATTTTTCCGCTTCGAACGGCACCATCCAACAACTGATGGAATGTAATCGCATTTCCGCTCAAATTTGGAATGATTGTCTTACCGAAGCCCGAAATTACTACCTTACTCATCAAAAATGGATTGGCAAATCTCAGTTGCAAAAACGCTTAAAAGGGAAATACCATCTGCATAGTCAAAGTATCCAAGCGGTGGCTCACAAATATCTTTTTGCCAGAGACAGCACTCACAAAGCTATCCAGAAAGGTATCAAAACCGCTAAGTATCCCTATAAACAAAAGAAATACTTCAATACCAAGTGGGTAGACAAAGCCTTCACCATTTCCGAGAATGGGAAAATCACTTTGTCGTTAGGTACACATGGCGGTAAACGCATTCCACCGCTGGTGGTCTATGCCAAAAACTTACCGAAAGGAACTATCAAAGAAATCGAATTGTGCTATGACAATGGATTATACCTTTCGGTTTCGTATGAGGATGGACAAGAACCTCTTCCTTATACGCCTCATCACTCCGCAGGAGTCGATATGGGCGAAATTCATACCATTGCTTCGTTTTGCGACCATGGGGAAAGTGTTCTTCTGTCAGGTCGGAAACTTCGCAGTATCCACCGTCTTCGCAACAAGAAACTTCGAGAATTGCAAAAACTTCAGAGCAAATGCAAAAAAGGCTCTCGGAGGTGGAAAAAATACCAACGGGCGAAGCGGTATATCCTTTCGAAAAGTGAACGACAGTTGCGGGACGCTTTACACAAAACCACCAAAGCGTTTGTGGATTGGTGCATCCAACAAGGCGTTTCGGATGTATATGTCGGCAATCCCGAAGGGGTACAGAGACACACGAAAAAGAAAAGACGGAAAAACGTCAATCAAAAACTATTCAATTGGAGATTTGGCAAAATAAAGAAATATTTGGAATACAAATGCCAAAACAAAGGTATCCAGGTAACGTTTGTGAAGGAAGCGTACAGCAGTCAAACATGTCCTGTTTGCAAACGAAAAAAGAAAGTACGCACCCGAATGTATCATTGCCATTGTGGATACACTTCTCATCGGGATATTCATGGAGCGAAGAATATCCTGAGCCAAGCCTTATACGGTTCATTTGAACCTTGGGGACAGGAGAAGATTCCAACGTATCTACGACCCGCATAA
- a CDS encoding IS256 family transposase — protein sequence MSKSISNIDWMNQLENVIREFVKEKLELIMKEEIQTFLEMEQEGTSNRRNGYYHRNLDTQYGRIEGLSVPRDRKGEFQTQLFTPYQRHTGWLEEAIIKMYQSGMSTREIGKFIERILGKAYSPSTISRMTDIVKEDIEKWHKRPLNKRYSVLYLDGLYVKLRRDTVEKEVIYVVLGVNEEGYREILDFFVGGQESAYGWQEILQQLYKRGVQEVLLGVFDGLPGLEEAFKAVYPKADVQRCVVHKVRNTLNRVRKKDQFEVAEDLKLIYRAPNKEIALQMFQQFESKWSNKYPREVQSWANELDVLLTFMDYPSSIRSVIYTTNAIERTIKEIRKRLKPMNSLSSLEAAEKVVYLTIQDFNEKWAGRKLRGFAEAYETLQQMFEKRYN from the coding sequence ATGTCTAAGAGTATATCGAATATAGATTGGATGAATCAACTGGAAAACGTTATTCGTGAGTTTGTAAAGGAAAAATTAGAGCTGATCATGAAGGAAGAAATCCAGACTTTCCTCGAAATGGAACAAGAGGGAACGTCGAATAGAAGAAACGGCTATTACCATCGAAACCTAGACACGCAGTATGGTCGTATCGAAGGACTTTCTGTTCCAAGAGACCGAAAGGGGGAATTTCAAACGCAGCTGTTCACCCCTTACCAACGCCATACGGGCTGGCTCGAGGAAGCCATCATCAAGATGTATCAAAGTGGTATGAGTACGCGTGAAATTGGCAAGTTTATTGAACGAATTTTAGGCAAGGCCTATTCTCCTTCAACGATCAGTCGTATGACCGATATCGTGAAAGAAGACATTGAGAAATGGCACAAACGTCCCCTGAACAAACGTTATTCTGTCTTATATTTAGACGGATTGTATGTAAAACTTCGTCGCGATACCGTGGAGAAAGAAGTGATTTATGTGGTGTTGGGGGTCAACGAAGAAGGATATCGCGAAATTCTTGATTTTTTCGTAGGAGGACAGGAGAGTGCCTATGGATGGCAAGAGATTCTTCAACAGCTCTACAAAAGAGGCGTACAGGAAGTGCTTCTGGGCGTATTTGATGGCCTTCCGGGGCTAGAGGAAGCCTTTAAGGCTGTTTATCCGAAAGCCGATGTGCAGCGCTGTGTCGTTCACAAAGTACGTAATACCTTAAATCGTGTTCGGAAAAAAGATCAATTTGAAGTGGCAGAGGATCTCAAACTGATTTATCGCGCACCGAATAAGGAGATTGCGTTACAGATGTTTCAACAGTTTGAGTCGAAATGGTCGAACAAGTATCCGAGAGAAGTTCAATCTTGGGCCAATGAGTTGGATGTCCTCCTTACATTTATGGATTATCCAAGCAGTATTCGAAGTGTGATTTACACGACCAATGCCATTGAACGAACGATCAAAGAGATTCGGAAACGTCTAAAGCCGATGAACAGTTTGAGTAGTTTAGAAGCCGCTGAAAAAGTCGTGTATTTGACCATCCAAGATTTTAATGAGAAATGGGCAGGACGAAAATTACGAGGATTTGCTGAAGCCTATGAAACCCTTCAACAAATGTTTGAAAAACGTTATAACTAA
- the hfq gene encoding RNA chaperone Hfq has protein sequence MKQAINIQDQFLNQLRKDGTLVTVFLLNGFQLRGYVKGFDNFTVLFESDGKQQLVYKHAISTFAPQRNVHIQLEEQES, from the coding sequence ATGAAACAAGCGATCAATATTCAGGATCAATTTTTAAACCAATTGCGTAAGGACGGAACTTTAGTCACTGTTTTTTTGTTAAATGGTTTTCAACTTCGCGGCTATGTGAAAGGTTTTGATAATTTCACTGTTTTGTTTGAATCCGATGGCAAACAGCAGCTTGTTTATAAGCATGCTATTTCCACTTTTGCCCCCCAAAGAAACGTGCATATTCAATTAGAAGAACAAGAATCGTAA
- the hflX gene encoding GTPase HflX, whose amino-acid sequence MTNQKEKAILVGCLLDGDEESFYYSLEELASLTHTADGEVVCTITQKRDRIDPSTYIGKGKLEELKHLVEELETDVVIFNDELTPSQIRHLTDTLRIRIIDRTQLILDIFARRARSKEGKLQVELAQLEYLLPRLSGRGTELSRLGGGIGTRGPGETKLESDRRHIRRRIHDIKEQLQSVVHHRERYRSRRKKNHTFRIALVGYTNAGKSTLFNRLTTGGSLEENQLFATLDPLTKKMTLPSGFTSLLSDTVGFIQDLPTTLVAAFRSTLEEVREADLLLHVVDSSNPDYLQHEETVNQLLAQLDMDELPRLLVYNKIDQKCSGFVPVSKDDHIMISALSEEDRTRLKIKIEQVMKNLMIPFRAEIPADEGKLLARIKTETMLQHLSFHDETFFYLVKGYMMEDHPLSGILKKYQQQ is encoded by the coding sequence TTGACGAATCAGAAAGAAAAAGCGATTTTGGTCGGCTGCCTTTTAGATGGCGATGAAGAGTCCTTTTATTATTCGCTCGAAGAACTTGCATCTTTAACCCATACTGCAGATGGGGAAGTAGTTTGTACCATCACGCAAAAACGAGATCGGATTGATCCGAGTACATATATTGGCAAAGGTAAGCTGGAAGAGCTCAAACATTTAGTGGAAGAATTGGAGACTGATGTCGTTATTTTTAATGATGAATTAACACCAAGCCAAATTCGGCATTTAACGGACACTCTCCGAATTCGAATTATTGACCGTACCCAATTAATTTTGGATATTTTTGCTAGGCGAGCCCGTTCAAAAGAAGGAAAGCTTCAAGTTGAACTGGCTCAGCTGGAATATTTATTACCTCGGCTTAGCGGACGAGGAACTGAACTTTCAAGACTTGGCGGCGGAATCGGTACAAGAGGGCCGGGGGAAACAAAATTGGAAAGCGACCGTCGGCATATTCGGCGCCGTATTCATGATATTAAAGAACAATTGCAGTCAGTGGTTCACCATCGCGAACGGTATCGGTCGCGGCGCAAAAAGAATCACACCTTTCGAATAGCACTAGTCGGCTATACGAACGCTGGTAAATCCACTTTATTTAATAGGTTAACGACGGGTGGTTCGCTTGAGGAAAATCAATTGTTTGCGACATTGGACCCCTTAACCAAAAAGATGACACTTCCAAGCGGATTTACCTCATTGCTATCAGATACGGTAGGTTTTATACAAGATCTTCCCACCACACTGGTGGCAGCGTTTCGTTCAACGTTGGAAGAAGTCCGGGAAGCGGATCTTCTGCTGCATGTTGTGGACAGCTCCAATCCCGATTACCTCCAACATGAAGAAACAGTCAATCAGCTATTGGCGCAACTAGACATGGATGAATTGCCAAGGCTTTTGGTCTATAATAAAATCGATCAAAAATGTTCGGGTTTTGTGCCGGTTTCAAAAGATGACCACATCATGATCAGCGCTTTAAGCGAGGAAGATCGTACACGTTTAAAAATCAAAATAGAACAAGTGATGAAAAACCTCATGATCCCGTTTCGGGCTGAAATTCCCGCTGATGAAGGAAAACTACTGGCAAGAATCAAGACCGAAACGATGCTGCAGCATTTGTCGTTTCATGACGAAACTTTTTTCTACTTAGTCAAAGGATACATGATGGAGGATCATCCGTTATCCGGGATTTTAAAAAAATATCAGCAACAATAG
- a CDS encoding helix-turn-helix transcriptional regulator produces the protein MKNNIRNVRKSMNLSQEELANKCGVTRQTINAIENNKYDPSLSLAFKLSIHLNTQLEKLFFYEEENK, from the coding sequence TTGAAAAATAACATTAGAAATGTACGAAAAAGTATGAACCTTTCACAAGAAGAACTTGCAAATAAATGTGGTGTAACAAGACAAACCATAAATGCCATCGAAAATAATAAATATGACCCTTCATTATCATTAGCGTTTAAGTTATCCATACATCTAAATACACAACTTGAAAAATTATTTTTTTACGAGGAGGAGAATAAATGA